One genomic segment of Pseudomonas sp. RU47 includes these proteins:
- a CDS encoding non-ribosomal peptide synthetase, producing the protein MSEVMKDEQDPGFALTPEQQALLERLSNTATCGEALRWLSVVIDGDLDPQRLQTAFDTVLRQQPMLLARLGKASGFHGLRQAAADVGRFPLTIHAGEQCAEDVQAQISESRERAFVVGESASVEAVLYRLAPQQWQLLLGIARYSADTPSLNLVLEQVQQAYAGVQPAEDEESGEFAQYLEWRSEVVLDEDAVTARSYWQQHLQGVQADIATPWLAARSASLEASAADSRVSLNLQSAQRDALHALAEQLGQPVATLLQGAWWVLLGRLSGLDQALVGLRHDSRADYEYFANAVGVFEKTLPLSLELPGSARFSDWLGQLAARLEEHRTWQEYWTPELAPDAAHPAYGFSLGQIGVAASSGGLRWNAADAVQVQPDAFELLLQVQLDDNQRLAGVGLQYAASRYSPAAANAVLEQFGVLLSAIVDAPHTVLAQLNLLSRAAEQRLLAINPAIQMLADQRYLPQRIADLALRTPDAIAVTDAGQPLSYSQLQARVESAAQGLNNQGVSAGSIIALALPRSADLVIAMLASWRLGCAYLPLDVQWPQARQALMLEQAGAALLLTDAAHVTAWQDQPYKARTLAELGASGAPLPALATQGTDIAYVLFTSGSTGMPKGVVIEHRQLFNYVAQASQALGLEQCKNIGFSSTVAADLGNTALFGALFNGATLHVASDAQMQDGALFAEYLQQHQIDCLKIVPSHLAALLDHQQATLPHTLVLGGEPVAPTLIERIARLRSDCRVFNHYGPTEATVGVMIHPLTLDGTASDCSALSHVLGNNQVYVLDADLRLAPVGVLGELYLGGAQLCRGYLNAEADAQTFVQSPFDPAQRLYRSGDLARYRADGAIQLHGRRDQQVKVRGFRIELAEIEAELLRLPAVAEALVLPAASAEQGLLAFIVAQPGATAGQLDTARAELSARLPAVMVPQHLQLIERFPRLANGKIDRKALQQLAATAADDEGVAPRDALEQLLAVRMAQLLGLERLSIERDFFAAGGHSLLVIKLVAGIRKLLQCEIHPGLVFDHPTVASLALALRAVESSPGQLEKMAQVRLRMEAMSPEEKARLTEQARQLQAAKAAQTS; encoded by the coding sequence ATGAGCGAAGTCATGAAGGACGAGCAGGATCCGGGTTTCGCCCTGACGCCTGAGCAACAGGCGCTGCTTGAGCGCCTGTCGAACACCGCCACCTGTGGCGAGGCCTTGCGCTGGCTCAGCGTTGTCATTGACGGAGATCTTGACCCGCAACGTTTGCAGACCGCGTTCGATACCGTGCTGAGACAGCAGCCGATGCTGTTGGCGCGGCTGGGCAAGGCCAGCGGTTTCCACGGTTTGCGTCAGGCTGCGGCCGACGTCGGACGTTTCCCGCTGACGATCCATGCCGGCGAGCAGTGCGCCGAGGACGTTCAGGCGCAAATCAGCGAATCGCGGGAACGCGCCTTTGTCGTCGGCGAATCAGCCAGTGTCGAGGCCGTGCTTTATCGCCTGGCGCCCCAGCAATGGCAGCTGCTGCTGGGCATTGCTCGCTACAGTGCCGACACGCCATCGTTGAACCTTGTGCTGGAGCAAGTGCAGCAAGCGTACGCCGGGGTTCAGCCAGCCGAAGACGAAGAGTCGGGGGAGTTTGCCCAGTATCTGGAATGGCGCAGTGAGGTGGTGCTCGATGAAGACGCCGTCACCGCGCGCAGCTACTGGCAGCAGCACCTGCAAGGTGTGCAGGCGGACATCGCAACGCCATGGCTGGCCGCTCGCAGCGCCAGCCTCGAAGCGAGTGCTGCCGATTCGCGCGTATCGCTGAATCTGCAGTCGGCGCAGCGTGATGCTCTGCATGCCTTGGCCGAGCAGCTCGGTCAGCCAGTCGCCACGTTGCTGCAAGGTGCGTGGTGGGTGTTGCTGGGGCGTTTGAGCGGGCTTGATCAGGCACTGGTCGGTCTGCGGCATGACAGCCGTGCTGACTATGAATATTTCGCCAACGCCGTGGGCGTGTTCGAGAAAACCTTGCCGCTCTCGCTGGAACTGCCTGGCAGTGCGCGCTTCAGTGACTGGCTGGGGCAACTGGCGGCGCGCCTCGAAGAGCATCGCACCTGGCAGGAATACTGGACGCCGGAACTGGCGCCCGACGCAGCACATCCGGCCTACGGCTTCAGCCTTGGCCAGATCGGCGTTGCCGCGAGCAGCGGCGGTCTGCGCTGGAACGCGGCTGACGCCGTGCAGGTGCAACCGGATGCTTTCGAGTTGTTGTTGCAGGTGCAACTGGACGACAACCAGCGTCTTGCCGGTGTCGGTCTGCAGTACGCCGCTTCGCGCTATTCGCCAGCGGCAGCCAACGCCGTACTGGAACAGTTCGGCGTGCTGTTGAGCGCGATTGTCGATGCGCCGCACACCGTGCTGGCGCAACTCAACCTGCTCAGCCGCGCCGCCGAACAGCGCTTGCTGGCGATCAATCCGGCGATACAGATGCTGGCCGACCAGCGTTATCTGCCACAGCGCATCGCTGATCTGGCGCTGCGTACGCCGGATGCCATCGCCGTGACTGATGCTGGGCAGCCATTGAGCTACAGCCAGTTGCAAGCCCGCGTCGAAAGCGCCGCCCAGGGCCTGAACAATCAAGGTGTCAGCGCAGGCTCGATCATCGCGCTGGCGTTGCCACGCTCGGCGGATCTGGTGATCGCAATGTTGGCGAGCTGGCGCCTCGGGTGCGCGTATCTGCCGCTGGATGTGCAATGGCCGCAGGCGCGTCAGGCATTGATGCTGGAACAGGCCGGCGCCGCACTGTTGCTGACCGATGCGGCGCACGTCACGGCTTGGCAGGATCAGCCGTACAAAGCTCGCACGCTGGCAGAACTCGGCGCATCGGGCGCGCCGTTGCCGGCGCTCGCGACGCAAGGCACCGACATCGCTTATGTGCTGTTCACCTCCGGCTCTACCGGCATGCCTAAAGGTGTGGTGATCGAGCATCGACAATTGTTCAATTACGTCGCTCAGGCCAGTCAGGCACTGGGTCTGGAACAGTGCAAAAACATCGGCTTCAGCTCCACTGTCGCGGCAGATCTGGGCAACACGGCGTTGTTCGGGGCGTTGTTCAATGGGGCGACCCTGCACGTTGCCAGCGATGCGCAGATGCAGGACGGTGCGTTGTTCGCCGAGTACCTGCAGCAGCATCAGATCGATTGCCTGAAAATCGTCCCGTCGCACCTTGCGGCGTTGCTCGATCATCAGCAGGCAACCTTGCCGCACACGCTGGTGCTGGGCGGCGAGCCGGTTGCGCCGACGCTGATCGAACGCATTGCGCGGCTGCGCAGTGATTGCCGGGTGTTCAACCACTATGGCCCGACCGAAGCCACCGTCGGCGTGATGATTCATCCACTGACACTGGACGGCACGGCCAGCGATTGCTCGGCGCTGAGCCACGTGCTGGGCAACAATCAGGTGTATGTGCTGGACGCTGATTTGCGTCTGGCCCCCGTCGGTGTGCTGGGCGAGTTGTACCTGGGCGGTGCGCAATTGTGCCGTGGTTATCTGAATGCCGAGGCTGATGCGCAGACGTTCGTGCAGAGTCCATTCGATCCTGCGCAGCGTCTGTATCGCAGCGGAGATCTGGCGCGTTACCGCGCTGACGGGGCGATCCAGTTGCACGGTCGGCGCGATCAGCAGGTCAAGGTGCGCGGATTCCGTATCGAACTCGCGGAAATCGAAGCCGAGCTGCTGCGCCTGCCAGCGGTTGCCGAAGCGCTGGTGCTGCCTGCCGCGTCGGCTGAACAAGGCCTGCTGGCGTTTATCGTGGCGCAACCGGGGGCAACCGCGGGTCAGCTCGACACCGCACGTGCCGAACTGAGTGCACGTCTGCCCGCGGTGATGGTGCCGCAACACCTGCAACTGATCGAGCGTTTTCCACGGCTGGCCAACGGCAAGATTGATCGCAAGGCGCTGCAACAATTGGCCGCTACGGCAGCGGATGACGAAGGCGTTGCGCCGCGTGATGCACTTGAGCAATTGCTCGCCGTGCGCATGGCGCAACTGCTTGGGCTTGAACGCTTGAGCATCGAGCGCGACTTTTTCGCGGCCGGAGGCCATTCGTTGTTGGTGATCAAACTGGTGGCCGGTATTCGCAAGTTGCTGCAATGCGAAATCCATCCGGGACTGGTTTTCGATCATCCGACCGTGGCGTCGTTGGCGCTGGCGTTGCGGGCGGTGGAAAGCAGCCCGGGGCAGTTGGAAAAAATGGCTCAGGTACGACTGCGCATGGAGGCGATGAGTCCCGAGGAAAAGGCGCGTCTGACCGAGCAGGCGCGACAGTTGCAGGCCGCCAAGGCTGCGCAAACCAGCTGA
- a CDS encoding amino acid adenylation domain-containing protein: MNDLLDDEVLALLMADAGEQSQGIIARPHPAPAPLSFAQQRLWFVQQLTPDSAAYNLPRAVRLSGALQAQHLEMALNKVIARHDVLRSAIVEIDGVAMQVVDAHATLQLGFDDLRGLSAEAREQQIAQRIGEEAAKPFDLKQAPLMRATLLQVADTEHLLLLNMHHIASDAWSNAILMQDLTRAYAQAAMGMSAPLARPAIQYADYADWQRGDYLHSPACKTSAEYWQNYLGQTLPPLDLPVDFARNDQHSHAAGKHDFSLPATLAQALNRFCQQHGLTPFVVALGAWQLLLSRYSGQDDFTVGVPNATRNRSEIQDLVGFFVSTQVYRVRIDPQQPCKDFLLRLRRESLAALDHADYPLELSFDDLQLQSSQQINPLFQVLFNWRTDGGTSVPLNLGELTLDFVDAGSGQAKFDLSLDVSYSLNRIDANIEFSRDLYRPATIERLAGHWQNLLHAITANPDVALSELPLLSDTECRQQREQWNPAVTPLPSEGVHQLFERQALATPHALALICDDVRMSYAQLNSAANGLAQALHGYGVGPEVRVGIAVERSARMIVSLLAVLKAGGVYVPLDPEYPQERLTWMIEDSGLSVLLSQRSLLQRLPSVDAVSVLCVDELDLADSAHSDNPTCRTHGHNLAYVMFTSGSTGRPKGVGITQAALTRHAQVALEFLGLTAADRSLQFATFNFDAFVEQLYPALICGASVVLRGPDIWDSQTWYQQLLDKQFTVSDLTTTYWNMLARDFAAVGVRDYGPLRQVIVGGEAMPPEGVAAWGKAGLDHVRLLNTYGPTETTVSATVLDCKDYVTGHAPLPKTMPIGRPLAGRAIYLLDSGGQPVPVGVVGELVIAGDLLARGYFQRPDLTAERFMPDPFSTQGGRLYRTGDLARYRADGVIEYVGRLDHQVKIRGFRIELGEIESCLLQIPAVREALVLAREGLAGMQLIGYIVPSDGDLSSEQHDQLRAALKAELKSRLPAYMVPSHLLVLEAMPVSPTGKLDRKALPLPDISQSETRFKAPETALEQALAELWQETLHVDRVGLDDNFFELGGHSILAIQFIAALNARLGIKLALQQMLAHATVEALAQFIATQHQQQAQCVVELSASAASAPPLFCLHPSGGIVFCYQPLAKRLSKHARTFGVMHTGFADKHAHAQTWAQMIADYTRQIIDKQADGPYRLMGWSLGGSIAMDIAAELERQGREVSFLGLVDTTLPDSLLPADLPRKPLEEENPEYFSAQNELATAVEMFSLMFAHLHEPAARFLAENPQTDLKAFYQWASQQAATSEQEMVATLDAIRQEIMNAQAFEIHDRLVKSYDAFTLPTLKVEASCWWSLSHKTLEQVLHSEQVLREHTVSGRLQGSVHSTLPHRSMIYGESLLESFEAVFLTCEAALNN; the protein is encoded by the coding sequence ATGAACGACTTACTCGATGATGAGGTACTGGCGCTGCTGATGGCAGATGCCGGCGAGCAATCCCAAGGCATCATTGCCCGTCCCCACCCGGCACCGGCCCCCCTCTCCTTCGCGCAACAGCGACTGTGGTTCGTACAACAGCTGACACCTGACAGTGCCGCTTACAACTTGCCACGCGCCGTACGCCTGAGCGGCGCCCTACAAGCACAGCATCTGGAAATGGCGCTGAATAAAGTCATCGCACGCCACGATGTCCTGCGCAGCGCGATCGTCGAGATCGACGGCGTAGCCATGCAGGTGGTCGATGCACACGCAACGCTGCAGTTGGGGTTCGATGATCTGCGCGGCCTGAGCGCTGAAGCGCGTGAACAGCAGATTGCCCAGCGCATTGGCGAAGAGGCCGCCAAGCCCTTCGACCTGAAACAGGCGCCACTGATGCGCGCGACACTGCTGCAAGTCGCTGACACGGAGCACTTGCTGTTGCTCAACATGCACCATATCGCCTCGGACGCCTGGTCCAACGCGATTCTGATGCAGGACCTGACCCGCGCCTACGCGCAAGCGGCAATGGGCATGAGCGCACCACTGGCGCGCCCGGCCATCCAGTACGCCGACTATGCCGACTGGCAGCGTGGCGACTATCTGCACAGCCCGGCCTGCAAGACCAGCGCCGAATACTGGCAGAATTATCTGGGCCAGACGTTGCCGCCGCTGGATCTGCCGGTGGACTTTGCGCGCAATGACCAGCATAGCCATGCGGCCGGCAAACACGACTTCAGCCTGCCCGCCACATTGGCGCAAGCACTCAATCGCTTCTGCCAGCAGCACGGTTTGACTCCCTTTGTGGTCGCGTTGGGTGCCTGGCAATTGCTCCTGAGCCGCTACAGTGGCCAGGACGATTTCACCGTCGGTGTGCCCAACGCCACACGCAACCGCAGTGAAATTCAGGACCTGGTCGGGTTCTTTGTCAGCACGCAGGTGTATCGCGTGCGGATTGACCCGCAGCAGCCTTGCAAGGACTTTCTGCTGCGTCTGCGCCGCGAATCGCTGGCCGCGCTCGACCATGCCGACTACCCCCTGGAATTGAGCTTCGACGACCTGCAACTGCAAAGCAGTCAGCAGATCAATCCGTTGTTCCAGGTACTGTTCAACTGGCGCACGGACGGCGGCACCTCGGTGCCGCTGAACCTGGGCGAATTGACCCTGGACTTTGTCGATGCCGGCAGCGGGCAGGCGAAATTCGACCTGTCGCTGGACGTCAGTTATTCCCTGAACCGCATCGACGCCAACATCGAATTCAGCCGCGACCTGTACCGCCCCGCCACCATCGAGCGGTTGGCCGGGCATTGGCAGAACCTGTTGCACGCCATCACCGCAAATCCCGATGTTGCCCTGAGCGAATTGCCGCTGCTGAGCGACACCGAGTGCCGCCAGCAACGCGAACAATGGAACCCAGCCGTTACGCCATTGCCGAGCGAAGGCGTGCATCAGCTCTTTGAACGCCAGGCACTGGCCACGCCGCATGCCCTCGCGCTGATTTGCGATGACGTGCGCATGAGCTATGCCCAACTCAACTCGGCAGCCAATGGTCTGGCGCAGGCCCTGCACGGCTACGGCGTGGGCCCGGAAGTGCGGGTAGGCATCGCGGTCGAGCGTTCGGCGCGGATGATCGTCAGCCTGCTGGCGGTGCTCAAGGCCGGCGGTGTTTACGTGCCCCTCGATCCCGAATACCCGCAGGAACGCCTGACGTGGATGATCGAAGACAGCGGCTTGAGCGTGCTGCTCAGCCAGCGCTCCTTGCTCCAGCGCCTGCCCTCGGTAGACGCGGTGAGCGTGCTGTGCGTCGACGAACTCGACCTCGCCGATAGCGCGCACAGCGACAACCCGACCTGCCGTACCCATGGCCATAACCTGGCGTACGTGATGTTCACCTCAGGTTCCACCGGTCGACCAAAAGGTGTGGGGATTACCCAGGCGGCTTTGACCCGGCACGCGCAAGTCGCCCTGGAATTCCTCGGCCTGACAGCCGCCGATCGTTCGCTGCAATTTGCCACGTTCAACTTCGATGCCTTTGTCGAACAGCTCTACCCGGCGCTGATCTGCGGCGCGTCGGTGGTACTGCGCGGGCCGGACATCTGGGACAGCCAAACCTGGTACCAGCAGTTGCTCGACAAGCAATTCACGGTCAGCGACCTCACCACCACGTACTGGAACATGCTGGCGAGGGATTTTGCCGCTGTCGGTGTCCGTGACTATGGCCCGTTACGCCAGGTGATCGTGGGCGGCGAAGCCATGCCACCGGAAGGCGTGGCGGCGTGGGGCAAGGCGGGACTTGACCATGTGCGCCTGCTCAACACCTATGGCCCGACGGAAACCACGGTCAGTGCCACGGTGCTCGATTGCAAGGACTACGTCACCGGGCATGCGCCACTGCCGAAAACCATGCCGATCGGCCGCCCCTTGGCTGGACGCGCCATTTACCTGCTGGACAGCGGTGGCCAACCGGTCCCGGTGGGCGTCGTCGGTGAATTGGTGATTGCCGGCGATCTATTGGCCCGGGGCTATTTCCAGCGCCCGGATCTGACCGCCGAACGCTTCATGCCTGACCCGTTCAGCACGCAGGGCGGGCGTTTGTACCGAACCGGTGATCTGGCGCGCTATCGCGCCGATGGCGTCATCGAATACGTCGGCCGACTCGATCATCAAGTGAAGATTCGCGGCTTCCGTATCGAACTCGGTGAAATCGAATCCTGCCTGCTGCAAATCCCGGCCGTTCGCGAAGCCCTGGTCCTTGCCCGCGAAGGATTGGCCGGGATGCAGTTGATCGGTTATATCGTGCCGAGCGACGGTGATTTGTCGAGTGAACAGCACGATCAACTGCGTGCAGCCCTCAAGGCTGAACTGAAAAGCCGTCTGCCCGCCTACATGGTGCCGAGCCATCTGCTGGTGCTGGAAGCCATGCCCGTCAGCCCGACAGGCAAGCTTGATCGCAAGGCGTTGCCGCTGCCTGACATCAGTCAATCGGAGACCCGCTTCAAGGCCCCGGAAACTGCATTGGAGCAAGCGCTGGCCGAACTCTGGCAGGAAACCCTGCACGTTGACCGGGTCGGCCTCGACGACAACTTCTTCGAACTGGGCGGGCATTCGATTCTGGCCATCCAGTTTATTGCCGCACTCAATGCGCGCCTGGGGATCAAACTCGCTTTGCAGCAAATGCTCGCCCACGCCACCGTCGAAGCCCTGGCGCAATTCATTGCTACGCAACACCAGCAGCAAGCCCAATGCGTGGTGGAACTCTCGGCCTCGGCCGCCAGCGCTCCACCGCTGTTCTGCCTGCATCCCAGCGGCGGCATCGTGTTCTGCTACCAACCACTGGCCAAACGCCTGAGCAAACACGCGCGCACTTTCGGCGTGATGCACACAGGCTTCGCCGACAAACACGCCCACGCCCAGACATGGGCGCAAATGATCGCCGATTACACCCGACAGATTATCGATAAACAGGCTGACGGCCCGTATCGTTTGATGGGCTGGTCGCTCGGCGGCTCCATCGCCATGGACATCGCCGCCGAACTGGAGCGTCAGGGACGTGAAGTGAGCTTCCTCGGTCTGGTCGATACCACACTGCCGGACAGCCTGCTGCCGGCAGATCTGCCGCGCAAACCGCTGGAAGAAGAAAATCCCGAGTACTTCAGTGCCCAAAATGAACTGGCGACGGCGGTGGAAATGTTCAGCCTGATGTTCGCTCACCTGCACGAGCCGGCGGCACGCTTCCTCGCCGAAAATCCGCAAACCGATCTCAAGGCTTTCTACCAGTGGGCCAGCCAACAGGCCGCCACCAGCGAACAGGAAATGGTGGCGACACTGGACGCCATCAGACAGGAAATCATGAACGCCCAGGCGTTCGAGATTCACGACCGACTGGTGAAATCCTACGACGCGTTCACGCTGCCGACGCTCAAGGTCGAGGCCAGTTGCTGGTGGTCGCTGTCGCACAAGACGCTGGAGCAGGTGTTGCACTCGGAACAGGTGCTGCGTGAACACACCGTCAGTGGACGCCTGCAAGGCTCGGTGCATTCCACCCTGCCCCACCGCAGCATGATTTACGGTGAGTCGTTGCTTGAGTCCTTTGAAGCGGTGTTCCTGACGTGTGAGGCGGCACTGAACAACTGA
- a CDS encoding TonB-dependent siderophore receptor produces MSAIHELKPLFKALVMSRGLRSRRVLTGLGLVCVLPLSAQVMAESVSINIPAQSLPQALQAFGQQTNQQVIYNADDMAGLKSHAVSGKMSPQAAIAELLKGTDVRYSVEGNTLMLVRGSNTQGLELGATNISASQVGATTEGSNSYTSNAVTIGKGTHTLKEIPQSVTVMTRKQMDDQDLVDLKDALNQTTGVVGLQGVGKGLIISSRGFQIDDWQYDGVPIPRNTYSLGNWATQDLVFFDRLEILRGASGLLQGTGSPGGAINLVRKRGQAAPTVSVTAKAGSWDHYGLQVDAGGPLNQAGTIRGRLVADQDQSNSFIDHDWSRTLSLYGSLDFDLSEDTTLGLAVSRSDGDSRPMIRGLPRYANGKMPDVSRSTYTGARWNSSDIDVTTLYADLEHRFNEDWALKVGAVRMTESNKAKNQRVQSAGDGLEPDGSGVQYANFVTDFDSTKVGIDMNLNGKFEALSMQQEVMLGGNFSQLETDDQLARTFSNSSDTIFGVNNDRPDINYDSLIASGGRGTLSKYDVRQKGLYGTWRVKPIDDLTLVLGSRVSWYDFSYKSKAQSSFGGITKNDPSTATETGEVTPYAGIVYDLSREWAVYASYTDVFQPQTNRDAGGTVLKPVVGSNYEIGLKGELMDGRVNTSLALFRYDQENRAVNDIAGGFECDGSYCSTASGKVRSQGIDAEISGEVVEDLQLFAGYTYNTTKYLKDPDREGRVFSTWTPKHMLRMWANYQLPGEWDRVSTGLGFTTQSHTLGYEGTYDVAGYTVWNARVGYQLTPEVGLAVNANNLFDKKYIAAGYNQLDGNNNFGDPRNLMFSVKWTPKF; encoded by the coding sequence ATGTCAGCAATTCATGAGTTGAAACCTTTGTTCAAGGCACTCGTCATGTCCCGCGGCCTGCGTTCACGCCGAGTGTTGACGGGGCTGGGGCTGGTCTGTGTATTGCCTTTGAGCGCTCAGGTGATGGCTGAAAGCGTCAGCATCAATATCCCTGCGCAATCGTTGCCACAGGCGCTGCAGGCGTTTGGTCAGCAGACCAACCAGCAAGTGATCTACAACGCTGACGACATGGCCGGGCTCAAGAGCCACGCGGTCAGCGGCAAGATGAGCCCGCAGGCGGCCATCGCCGAATTGCTCAAGGGCACCGATGTGCGCTACAGCGTCGAGGGCAACACCCTGATGCTGGTGCGGGGCAGCAACACCCAGGGCCTGGAACTGGGCGCGACCAACATCAGCGCAAGTCAGGTCGGCGCAACGACCGAAGGCAGCAACTCCTACACCTCCAACGCAGTGACGATTGGCAAGGGCACCCACACCCTCAAGGAAATCCCCCAGTCGGTCACGGTGATGACCCGCAAGCAGATGGACGACCAGGACCTGGTCGACCTCAAGGATGCGCTGAACCAGACCACCGGTGTCGTGGGTCTGCAGGGCGTCGGCAAGGGTTTGATCATCTCCTCGCGCGGTTTCCAGATCGATGACTGGCAGTACGATGGCGTACCGATTCCACGCAACACCTATTCGCTGGGTAACTGGGCGACTCAGGATCTGGTGTTTTTCGATCGCCTGGAAATCCTGCGCGGTGCCTCCGGGTTGCTGCAAGGCACTGGCAGCCCGGGTGGCGCCATCAACCTGGTGCGCAAGCGCGGCCAGGCTGCACCGACTGTGTCCGTGACCGCCAAGGCGGGCTCCTGGGACCATTACGGTCTGCAAGTAGACGCGGGCGGCCCGCTGAACCAGGCCGGCACCATCCGCGGTCGCCTGGTGGCCGATCAGGATCAAAGCAACTCGTTCATTGATCACGACTGGAGCCGGACGCTGTCGCTGTACGGCTCGCTGGACTTCGACCTGAGCGAAGACACCACCCTGGGCCTGGCCGTCAGCCGTTCCGACGGTGATTCGCGTCCGATGATTCGTGGCCTGCCACGTTACGCTAACGGCAAGATGCCGGATGTCTCGCGCTCCACCTACACCGGTGCACGCTGGAACAGTTCCGACATCGACGTCACCACGCTTTACGCCGACCTCGAACATCGCTTCAACGAAGACTGGGCACTCAAGGTCGGTGCGGTGCGCATGACCGAGAGCAACAAGGCGAAAAACCAGCGCGTGCAAAGTGCCGGCGACGGTCTGGAACCGGATGGCAGCGGAGTGCAGTACGCCAACTTCGTGACGGATTTCGACTCGACAAAAGTCGGTATCGACATGAACCTGAATGGCAAGTTCGAAGCCTTGTCGATGCAGCAGGAAGTGATGTTGGGCGGTAACTTTTCCCAGCTCGAAACGGACGATCAGCTCGCCCGTACCTTCAGCAACAGTAGCGACACGATTTTCGGCGTCAACAATGACCGTCCCGATATCAACTACGACAGCCTGATCGCTTCGGGTGGTCGCGGCACGCTGAGTAAATACGACGTACGCCAGAAAGGCCTGTATGGCACCTGGCGCGTCAAGCCGATCGACGATCTGACCCTGGTGCTCGGCTCCCGTGTCAGCTGGTATGACTTCAGCTACAAATCCAAGGCGCAATCCTCGTTCGGCGGCATCACCAAGAACGACCCAAGCACCGCGACCGAAACCGGGGAAGTCACGCCTTACGCCGGTATCGTCTATGACCTGAGCCGCGAGTGGGCGGTTTACGCCAGTTACACCGACGTGTTCCAGCCACAGACCAACCGCGATGCCGGTGGCACCGTGCTCAAACCGGTGGTCGGCAGCAACTACGAAATCGGTCTCAAGGGCGAGCTGATGGACGGCCGGGTCAACACCTCCTTGGCACTCTTCCGCTACGACCAGGAAAACCGTGCGGTCAACGACATTGCCGGTGGCTTCGAGTGCGACGGTTCGTACTGCTCGACGGCCTCGGGCAAAGTGCGCAGCCAGGGTATCGACGCCGAGATCAGCGGCGAAGTAGTGGAAGACCTGCAACTGTTTGCCGGTTACACCTACAACACCACCAAGTACCTCAAAGACCCGGACAGGGAAGGTCGCGTGTTCAGCACCTGGACGCCAAAACACATGCTGCGCATGTGGGCCAACTACCAGTTGCCGGGTGAGTGGGATCGTGTCAGCACCGGTCTGGGCTTCACCACTCAGAGCCATACGCTGGGTTACGAAGGGACCTACGATGTCGCGGGTTACACCGTATGGAACGCCCGTGTCGGTTACCAGCTGACACCGGAAGTCGGTCTGGCCGTGAACGCCAACAACCTGTTCGACAAGAAGTATATTGCGGCCGGTTACAACCAGCTCGACGGCAACAACAACTTCGGTGATCCACGCAACCTGATGTTCTCCGTGAAGTGGACCCCAAAGTTCTGA